The Georgenia sp. TF02-10 genome window below encodes:
- the pdxS gene encoding pyridoxal 5'-phosphate synthase lyase subunit PdxS, protein MVASRAPATPITTPRIHVSENEFANGAPKQGTARVKRGMAEMLKGGVIMDVVTPEQAKIAEDAGAVAVMALERVPADIRAQGGVSRMSDPDMIDGIISAVSIPVMAKARIGHFVEAQVLQALGVDYVDESEVLTPADYANHIDKWRFTVPFVCGATNLGEALRRITEGAAMIRSKGEAGTGDVSNATTHMRAIRQEIRRLQSLPEDELYVAAKELQAPYELVKEVAEAGKLPVVLFTAGGIATPADAAMMMQLGAEGVFVGSGIFKSGNPAQRAAAIVRATTFYDDPAVIADVSRGLGEAMVGINVDDIPVPHRLAERGW, encoded by the coding sequence ATGGTTGCGTCCAGAGCTCCCGCCACCCCCATCACGACCCCGAGGATCCACGTGTCTGAGAACGAGTTCGCCAACGGCGCCCCCAAGCAGGGCACGGCCCGGGTCAAGCGCGGGATGGCGGAGATGCTCAAGGGCGGCGTCATCATGGACGTCGTCACCCCCGAGCAGGCGAAGATCGCCGAGGATGCGGGCGCCGTCGCCGTCATGGCCCTCGAGCGCGTCCCGGCCGACATCCGCGCCCAGGGCGGGGTCTCCCGGATGAGCGACCCGGACATGATCGACGGCATCATCTCCGCCGTCTCCATCCCGGTCATGGCCAAGGCCCGGATCGGCCACTTCGTCGAGGCGCAGGTGCTCCAGGCCCTCGGCGTGGACTACGTCGACGAGTCCGAGGTGCTGACCCCCGCCGACTACGCCAACCACATCGACAAGTGGCGCTTCACGGTCCCCTTCGTCTGCGGTGCCACCAACCTGGGCGAGGCGCTGCGGCGCATCACCGAGGGCGCGGCGATGATCCGCTCCAAGGGCGAGGCCGGCACCGGCGACGTCTCCAACGCGACCACCCACATGCGCGCCATCCGCCAGGAGATCCGCCGCCTGCAGTCCCTGCCCGAGGACGAGCTCTACGTCGCCGCCAAGGAGCTCCAGGCGCCGTACGAGCTCGTCAAGGAGGTCGCCGAGGCGGGCAAGCTCCCGGTGGTCCTGTTCACCGCCGGCGGGATCGCCACCCCGGCCGACGCCGCGATGATGATGCAGCTCGGCGCCGAGGGCGTCTTCGTCGGCTCGGGCATCTTCAAGTCCGGCAACCCCGCCCAGCGCGCCGCCGCGATCGTGCGCGCCACCACCTTCTACGACGACCCGGCGGTCATCGCCGACGTCTCCCGCGGCCTGGGCGAGGCCATGGTCGGCATCAACGTCGACGACATCCCGGTCCCGCACCGCCTGGCCGAGCGTGGCTGGTGA
- the pdxT gene encoding pyridoxal 5'-phosphate synthase glutaminase subunit PdxT, translated as MTASPPPPRVGVLALQGDVREHLAALTAAGAQAVPVRRPAELAAVDGLVLPGGESTTIEKLLRAFDLFAPLRERITGGLPVFGSCAGMILLADRVRDATADQQTLGGIDMTVRRNAFGRQVDSFEEDLRAPAVTGEGPDLHAVFIRAPWVEEVGADVEVLARTGAGSVVADGGRRTGESGATADDAAAATDDTPSTPGEATAAVDEGAADRGGSADGKIVAVRHGRLLATAFHPEIGGDARVHRYFVEMILGATTPGGRQQR; from the coding sequence GTGACCGCCTCCCCGCCGCCGCCCCGCGTGGGCGTGCTCGCCCTGCAGGGCGACGTCCGCGAGCACCTCGCGGCGCTCACCGCGGCGGGGGCGCAGGCCGTCCCGGTGCGCCGGCCCGCCGAGCTGGCCGCCGTCGACGGCCTGGTCCTGCCCGGCGGGGAGTCGACGACCATCGAGAAGCTGCTGCGCGCCTTCGACCTCTTCGCGCCGCTGCGGGAGCGGATCACCGGCGGGCTGCCCGTCTTCGGCTCCTGCGCCGGGATGATCCTGCTGGCCGACCGGGTCCGGGACGCCACCGCCGACCAGCAGACGCTGGGCGGGATCGACATGACCGTGCGGCGCAACGCCTTCGGCCGGCAGGTGGACTCCTTCGAGGAGGACCTGCGCGCGCCGGCCGTCACCGGCGAGGGCCCGGACCTGCACGCGGTGTTCATCCGGGCGCCGTGGGTGGAGGAGGTCGGGGCGGACGTGGAGGTCCTGGCTCGCACGGGCGCCGGGAGCGTCGTTGCCGACGGCGGTCGGCGCACCGGCGAGTCCGGGGCCACCGCCGACGACGCCGCGGCGGCCACGGACGACACGCCGAGCACGCCCGGCGAGGCGACGGCCGCCGTCGACGAGGGCGCCGCCGACCGTGGCGGCAGCGCCGACGGTAAGATCGTGGCAGTTCGGCACGGCAGGCTGCTCGCCACCGCCTTCCACCCCGAGATCGGGGGCGACGCGCGGGTCCACCGGTACTTCGTGGAGATGATCCTCGGCGCGACGACGCCGGGCGGCCGCCAGCAGCGCTAG
- a CDS encoding GNAT family N-acetyltransferase, producing the protein MVWALTVDVAVLAREGAAWTVLLVRSADPPQEGRWALPGGTVDPDEPTLDAACRELAEETGVVLGPEDLVLLGCYTDPGRDPRGRYASLLHLAVLPEPAQVRAASNGAEARWWPLRAGDGGVANDALAVDHAVLLRDVRRVAPHTSTPRVRRVVERDVPEVIRLHHAALWAAGAHAGPGGWDDDLEDVEAAYVQAGGEFLVATLGPVVVGMGALRPVDVVTAEVKRMRVLPRWQGRGVGRAVARALEDRAVDLGFRRLVLDTTEQQRAAVALYASLGFVRTGSTVVAGMPAVLFEKDLAPGP; encoded by the coding sequence GTGGTCTGGGCGTTGACCGTCGACGTGGCCGTGCTCGCACGAGAGGGTGCGGCCTGGACCGTGCTGCTGGTCCGGAGCGCGGATCCGCCGCAGGAGGGTCGCTGGGCACTGCCTGGCGGCACCGTCGACCCTGACGAGCCGACGCTCGACGCCGCGTGCCGGGAGCTCGCCGAGGAGACGGGCGTCGTGCTCGGGCCGGAGGACCTCGTGCTGCTCGGGTGCTACACAGACCCGGGGCGTGACCCGCGCGGTCGGTACGCGAGCCTCCTCCACCTGGCGGTCCTGCCCGAGCCAGCGCAGGTGCGTGCGGCGAGCAACGGGGCTGAGGCGCGGTGGTGGCCCTTGCGGGCCGGGGACGGCGGCGTGGCCAACGACGCACTCGCCGTCGACCACGCGGTGCTGCTCCGCGACGTGCGCCGGGTCGCCCCGCATACGTCGACGCCCAGGGTGCGCCGAGTCGTCGAGCGCGACGTGCCGGAGGTGATCCGCCTGCACCACGCCGCGCTGTGGGCAGCTGGTGCGCACGCCGGCCCGGGCGGGTGGGACGACGACCTGGAGGACGTCGAGGCCGCGTACGTGCAGGCCGGCGGCGAGTTCCTCGTCGCGACGCTCGGACCCGTCGTCGTCGGGATGGGCGCACTGCGCCCGGTGGACGTCGTCACAGCCGAGGTGAAGCGCATGCGCGTGCTCCCGCGCTGGCAGGGTCGTGGTGTCGGCCGCGCGGTCGCGCGTGCGCTCGAGGACCGCGCGGTGGATCTCGGCTTCCGTCGCCTCGTCCTTGACACGACGGAGCAGCAGCGGGCAGCCGTGGCGCTGTACGCCTCGCTCGGGTTCGTGCGCACTGGGTCCACGGTCGTCGCCGGGATGCCGGCGGTGCTGTTCGAGAAGGACCTCGCCCCCGGGCCGTGA
- a CDS encoding glycosyltransferase family 4 protein: MRVGIVCPFSFDVPGGVQFHVRDLAEELRRRGHRVSVLAPAEEGTDLPDYVVPAGRALAIPYNGSVARLSFGPVVGARVRRWVDEGAFDVLHLHEPYNPSLSMRALWAAQGPVVATFHSAMERSRALQAISPVVVPMFEKIAARIAVSEEARRTVVQHVGGDAVVIPNGVYVDTFAAARPDPRWVGTPERPTVAFLGRLDEPRKGLPVLAAAVGPVLAEVPGARFLIAGRGEAAEERALLARYGDAVEFLGGITDAEKASLFASVDAYVAPQTGGESFGIVLVEALSAGTLVVAADLPAFQAVLDGGRYGRLFGRGDPASLAATLVAALTDPAGSDAVRQAGARAARSYDWSVVTGQVLAVYETVLATAAAPVREDPRTRTAMGLLRAATGSGEA; this comes from the coding sequence ATGCGCGTCGGGATCGTCTGCCCCTTCTCCTTCGACGTGCCCGGCGGGGTGCAGTTCCACGTCCGCGACCTCGCCGAGGAGCTCCGCCGCCGGGGGCACCGCGTCTCCGTCCTGGCCCCCGCCGAGGAGGGCACCGACCTGCCCGACTACGTGGTCCCCGCCGGCCGGGCCCTGGCGATCCCGTACAACGGCTCGGTCGCCCGGCTCAGCTTCGGCCCGGTCGTCGGCGCCCGGGTCCGGCGGTGGGTGGACGAGGGCGCCTTCGACGTCCTGCACCTGCACGAGCCGTACAACCCCTCGCTGAGCATGCGGGCGCTGTGGGCGGCGCAGGGGCCGGTGGTGGCCACCTTCCACTCCGCGATGGAACGCTCCCGGGCCCTGCAGGCGATCTCCCCGGTCGTGGTGCCGATGTTCGAGAAGATCGCCGCCCGGATCGCCGTGTCCGAGGAGGCCCGCCGCACGGTGGTGCAGCACGTGGGCGGGGACGCCGTCGTCATCCCCAACGGGGTGTACGTGGACACCTTCGCCGCCGCCCGGCCCGACCCGCGCTGGGTCGGCACGCCCGAGCGGCCCACCGTCGCCTTCCTCGGCCGGCTGGACGAGCCGCGCAAGGGGCTGCCCGTGCTGGCCGCCGCCGTCGGCCCGGTCCTGGCCGAGGTCCCCGGCGCCCGGTTCCTCATCGCCGGCCGGGGGGAGGCGGCGGAGGAACGGGCGCTGCTCGCCCGGTACGGCGACGCGGTGGAGTTCCTCGGCGGGATCACCGACGCGGAGAAGGCCAGCCTGTTCGCCTCGGTCGACGCCTACGTCGCCCCGCAGACCGGGGGGGAGAGCTTCGGCATCGTGCTCGTCGAGGCGCTCAGCGCCGGCACCCTCGTCGTCGCCGCCGACCTGCCGGCCTTCCAGGCGGTTCTCGACGGCGGCCGGTATGGCCGGCTGTTCGGCCGGGGGGACCCGGCCAGCCTGGCCGCCACCCTGGTCGCGGCGCTGACCGACCCTGCGGGCAGCGACGCCGTGCGGCAGGCCGGCGCCCGGGCGGCCCGCAGCTACGACTGGTCGGTGGTGACCGGCCAGGTGCTCGCGGTGTACGAGACGGTCCTGGCCACCGCCGCCGCCCCGGTGCGGGAGGACCCGCGGACCCGGACCGCGATGGGGCTGCTGCGGGCCGCCACCGGGTCGGGGGAGGCGTAG
- a CDS encoding PrsW family intramembrane metalloprotease: MANPGHPAPATGAGWHAAAAAPVPAAPERGPMLAGGPGWRPVPRRRTPVLVLEVFGIALGLAGLVWVLSLVLAEGGASATAVAGGLAFIPLLVVLLVVRWVDRWEPEPRWVLLTALVWGVGVSTAVALIFNELITASVYVSTGDATVASVVSSVVGAPLVEESAKGLGVLLIFLLHRRSFDGPVDGIVYAGVVAAGFAFTENILYFVQYQETLPQVFLSRAIIGPFAHVTFTACIGIALGYASRAGRWSWLYLAPLGWFGAVILHAVWNASAALSLYGVLYWVFEIPLFAAGIVLVLWLRNDERATIGHRLTEYAQAGWFAPYEVTMLTSLAGRRAARRWADAGGPDAAAAMREFQSAASALAYARQRSLSGRDPRARQDEAELLERVARAREEFTSRVGRSH; the protein is encoded by the coding sequence ATGGCGAACCCCGGTCACCCCGCCCCGGCGACGGGCGCCGGGTGGCACGCGGCCGCGGCTGCCCCCGTGCCGGCCGCTCCCGAGCGCGGCCCCATGCTGGCCGGGGGACCCGGCTGGCGGCCGGTCCCCCGGCGTCGCACCCCCGTCCTCGTCCTCGAGGTCTTCGGCATCGCCCTCGGCCTGGCCGGCCTGGTCTGGGTGCTCTCCCTGGTCCTGGCCGAGGGCGGCGCGAGCGCCACTGCCGTCGCCGGCGGCCTCGCCTTCATCCCCCTGCTCGTGGTGCTGCTGGTCGTGCGCTGGGTGGACCGGTGGGAGCCAGAACCTCGCTGGGTGCTGCTCACGGCACTGGTCTGGGGGGTGGGAGTCTCCACCGCCGTCGCCCTGATCTTCAACGAGCTGATCACCGCCTCGGTGTACGTGAGCACCGGGGACGCGACGGTCGCCTCGGTGGTGAGCAGCGTCGTCGGCGCACCGCTCGTGGAGGAGAGCGCCAAGGGCCTGGGGGTGCTGCTGATCTTCCTGCTGCACCGCCGCTCCTTCGACGGCCCGGTGGACGGCATCGTCTACGCCGGCGTGGTGGCCGCCGGCTTCGCCTTCACCGAGAACATCCTCTACTTCGTCCAGTACCAGGAGACCCTGCCGCAGGTCTTCCTCTCCCGGGCGATCATCGGGCCGTTCGCCCACGTCACCTTCACCGCCTGCATCGGGATCGCGCTGGGCTACGCCTCGCGCGCCGGCCGGTGGTCCTGGCTGTACCTCGCCCCGCTCGGCTGGTTCGGCGCGGTCATCCTGCATGCGGTCTGGAACGCCTCCGCCGCGCTGTCCCTCTACGGCGTCCTGTACTGGGTCTTCGAGATCCCGCTCTTCGCCGCCGGGATCGTCCTCGTGCTCTGGCTGCGCAACGACGAACGGGCCACCATCGGCCACCGCCTCACCGAGTACGCCCAGGCCGGTTGGTTCGCCCCCTACGAGGTCACCATGCTCACCTCCTTGGCCGGGCGCCGCGCAGCCCGTCGCTGGGCAGACGCCGGGGGACCGGACGCCGCCGCAGCGATGCGCGAGTTCCAGTCGGCGGCGAGCGCGCTGGCCTACGCGCGCCAGCGGTCCCTGTCCGGGCGCGACCCGCGGGCCCGGCAGGACGAGGCCGAGCTGCTGGAGCGGGTGGCCCGGGCGCGGGAGGAGTTCACCTCCCGGGTCGGCCGCTCGCACTGA
- a CDS encoding NUDIX hydrolase — protein sequence MPDPLTYGLGPEWQAGADGLPFRRAARVILLDEDDRIMLVRGHDVGDPTRSWWFTVGGGIDPGEDTRAGAVREVLEETGFVVAPAELVGPVLTRSAVFDFARVTCRQDEEFFLARVSAGRDLSTDGWTDLERDVLDEMRWWDLDDLEAALAGGAVVYPTQLPGLVRRLLAGWDGTTPHLAESSV from the coding sequence GTGCCTGACCCGCTCACCTACGGCCTCGGCCCGGAGTGGCAGGCCGGCGCGGACGGGCTGCCCTTCCGGCGGGCCGCCCGGGTGATCCTCCTGGACGAGGATGACCGCATCATGCTGGTCCGCGGCCACGACGTCGGCGACCCGACCCGGTCGTGGTGGTTCACCGTTGGCGGCGGGATTGACCCGGGGGAGGACACCCGCGCCGGTGCCGTCCGGGAGGTGCTGGAGGAGACCGGGTTCGTCGTCGCACCGGCCGAGCTGGTCGGCCCGGTGCTGACCCGCAGCGCGGTGTTCGACTTCGCGCGGGTGACCTGCCGTCAGGACGAGGAGTTCTTCCTCGCCCGGGTCTCCGCCGGCCGTGACCTCTCCACCGACGGCTGGACGGACCTCGAGCGGGACGTCCTGGACGAGATGCGCTGGTGGGACCTGGACGACCTGGAGGCCGCGCTGGCCGGTGGTGCCGTGGTCTACCCGACCCAGCTGCCGGGCCTCGTCCGCCGGCTCCTGGCCGGGTGGGACGGGACGACACCACACCTGGCGGAGTCCTCGGTCTAA
- a CDS encoding YebC/PmpR family DNA-binding transcriptional regulator encodes MSGHSKWATTKHKKAAIDAKRGKLFARLIKNIEVAARTGGGDPAGNPTLFDAIQKAKRSSVPADNIDRAVKRGSGAEAGGADYETIMYEGYAPGGVAVLVECLTDNRNRAASDVRVAFTRNGGNLADPGSVSYLFNRRGVVVVPKTDGLTEDDVLAAVLDAGAEEVNDLGDAFEVISEPADVVAVRTALVEAGLDYDSAEAQFVPSMEVEVDADGARKVLRLIDALEDSDDVQNVYANFDASDEVMAAVGADA; translated from the coding sequence ATGTCCGGTCACTCCAAGTGGGCCACCACCAAGCACAAGAAGGCGGCCATCGACGCCAAGCGCGGCAAGCTCTTCGCGCGGCTGATCAAGAACATCGAGGTCGCCGCCCGCACCGGTGGCGGCGACCCGGCCGGCAACCCCACCCTGTTCGATGCCATCCAGAAGGCCAAGCGGTCCTCAGTCCCGGCGGACAACATCGACCGGGCGGTCAAGCGCGGCTCCGGCGCCGAGGCCGGCGGCGCGGACTACGAGACGATCATGTACGAGGGCTACGCGCCAGGCGGCGTCGCGGTCCTGGTGGAGTGCCTCACCGACAACCGCAACCGCGCCGCCTCCGACGTCCGGGTCGCCTTCACCCGCAACGGCGGCAACCTCGCCGACCCCGGCTCGGTGTCCTACCTGTTCAACCGGCGCGGCGTCGTCGTGGTGCCCAAGACCGACGGGCTCACCGAGGACGACGTGCTGGCCGCGGTGCTGGACGCCGGCGCCGAGGAGGTCAACGACCTCGGTGACGCGTTCGAGGTGATCTCCGAGCCCGCCGACGTCGTCGCGGTCCGCACCGCGCTGGTCGAGGCCGGGCTGGACTACGACTCCGCCGAGGCGCAGTTCGTGCCGTCGATGGAGGTCGAGGTGGACGCCGACGGCGCGCGGAAGGTGCTGCGCCTGATCGACGCCCTGGAGGACAGCGACGACGTGCAGAACGTCTACGCCAACTTCGACGCCTCCGACGAGGTCATGGCGGCGGTCGGCGCGGACGCCTGA
- a CDS encoding phosphatidylinositol mannoside acyltransferase, giving the protein MRLDVVRLFGLANGAVAHLPEPLGQALFAAAADVAWAAHGDGVRQLERNLARLRPGLGRRALRRLSRAGMRSYLRYYYEVFRLPRLTPDQIRARVRTVGADPVRADLAEGSVVCALGHAGNWDLAGAWASYELGEVLTVAEHLEPEELFRGFLDFRQGLGMTIVPLEKGGSTFRTLLRRARGQTFITPLLADRDLSRTGVDVDLAGHRARVAAGPAALALAIARPLYAVGIRHERLTGARQRAAGSRWGIVVEFSAPLLADGERPAVGDLTQRWVDFLGAFVRAHPTDWHMLQKVFLADLDPARLAPAAASAGSGDRAGGPAPGGGSGDPATPPAPGGVVGDPATPPAPGAVVGDPATPPAPGAVGRTADPARGDGTA; this is encoded by the coding sequence GTGAGGCTCGACGTCGTCCGGCTCTTCGGCCTCGCGAACGGCGCCGTCGCCCACCTGCCCGAGCCCCTCGGCCAGGCCCTGTTCGCCGCCGCTGCGGACGTGGCCTGGGCGGCCCACGGCGACGGCGTGCGCCAGCTCGAGCGCAACCTCGCCCGGCTGCGGCCCGGGCTGGGCCGGCGCGCGCTGCGCCGCCTCTCCCGGGCCGGCATGCGGTCCTACCTGCGCTACTACTACGAGGTCTTCCGCCTGCCGCGGCTGACCCCAGACCAGATCCGCGCCCGGGTCCGCACCGTCGGCGCCGACCCGGTGCGGGCGGACCTGGCCGAGGGGTCGGTCGTCTGCGCGCTCGGCCACGCCGGGAACTGGGACCTGGCCGGGGCGTGGGCCAGCTACGAGCTCGGCGAGGTGCTCACCGTCGCCGAGCACCTGGAGCCGGAGGAGCTCTTCCGCGGGTTCCTCGACTTCCGGCAGGGCCTGGGCATGACGATCGTGCCGCTGGAGAAGGGCGGGTCCACCTTCCGCACCCTGCTGCGCCGCGCCCGCGGCCAGACCTTCATCACCCCGCTGCTGGCCGACCGGGACCTGTCCCGCACCGGCGTCGACGTCGACCTCGCGGGGCACCGGGCCCGGGTGGCGGCCGGCCCGGCCGCCCTAGCGCTGGCGATCGCGCGCCCGCTGTACGCCGTCGGCATCCGGCACGAGCGGCTCACCGGTGCCCGCCAGCGGGCGGCGGGCAGCCGCTGGGGCATCGTCGTCGAATTCTCCGCGCCGTTGCTCGCCGACGGCGAGCGGCCCGCGGTCGGCGACCTCACCCAGCGGTGGGTCGACTTCCTCGGCGCCTTTGTCCGCGCTCACCCCACCGACTGGCACATGCTGCAGAAGGTCTTCCTCGCCGACCTGGACCCCGCGCGCCTGGCCCCGGCGGCCGCGTCCGCCGGCAGCGGTGACCGGGCGGGCGGGCCGGCCCCGGGCGGCGGCAGCGGCGACCCGGCCACACCACCGGCCCCGGGCGGCGTCGTCGGCGACCCGGCCACCCCACCGGCACCGGGCGCCGTCGTCGGCGACCCGGCCACCCCACCGGCACCGGGCGCCGTCGGCCGCACCGCCGATCCCGCACGCGGGGACGGGACGGCCTGA
- a CDS encoding type II toxin-antitoxin system VapC family toxin, with amino-acid sequence MIVPDASVAVLLFGDPDVDSRVIGATRAMRRDPDWLVPEHWRIEFLSTVRALALGGKIDPADADAAVEWLRAVTVAVAPTGPHVSRVWELRANLSAYDAGYVAVAESHDLTFVTADARIAKAGVARCPVRVIA; translated from the coding sequence GTGATCGTTCCCGACGCATCTGTTGCGGTCCTGCTGTTCGGTGACCCGGATGTTGACTCCCGTGTCATCGGGGCGACCCGAGCGATGCGACGCGATCCGGATTGGTTGGTCCCGGAGCACTGGAGGATCGAGTTCCTCAGCACCGTCCGCGCATTGGCTCTTGGCGGCAAGATCGATCCGGCCGACGCCGATGCGGCAGTGGAGTGGCTCAGGGCGGTGACGGTCGCGGTCGCCCCCACCGGCCCGCACGTGTCCCGAGTGTGGGAACTGCGCGCAAACCTCTCGGCCTACGACGCCGGATACGTCGCCGTCGCCGAGTCGCACGACCTGACGTTTGTCACCGCAGATGCTCGGATTGCGAAAGCCGGTGTTGCCCGGTGTCCCGTCCGCGTGATCGCCTGA
- a CDS encoding HIT domain-containing protein: MTGPGDPAGRAADQPGAVEDAAGHPRVPDALQRLWTPHRMVYVGGQDKPVDDGAEACPFCSAPRRDDADALVVHRGRTAYVVLNLYPYNPGHLLVCPYRHVPDYTDLSAEERAEIGETTATAMRVARAVSAPHGFNLGMNQGAVAGAGIAAHLHQHVVPRWGGDANFLPIIARTKALPQVLGETRELLAAAWPDEGPGGGTAVDEAPADGEANAPAEAAPADEAPAEAAPWS, encoded by the coding sequence GTGACGGGCCCGGGGGACCCCGCCGGTCGGGCGGCGGACCAGCCGGGCGCCGTCGAGGACGCGGCCGGCCACCCCCGGGTCCCGGACGCGCTGCAGCGGCTGTGGACCCCGCACCGGATGGTGTACGTCGGCGGGCAGGACAAGCCCGTCGACGACGGGGCGGAGGCCTGCCCGTTCTGCTCCGCCCCGCGCCGCGACGACGCCGACGCCCTGGTCGTCCACCGCGGCCGCACGGCGTACGTGGTGCTCAACCTTTACCCGTACAACCCCGGCCACCTGCTGGTCTGCCCGTACCGGCACGTGCCGGACTACACCGACCTTTCCGCCGAGGAGCGGGCCGAGATCGGCGAGACCACCGCGACCGCGATGCGCGTGGCCCGCGCCGTCTCGGCCCCGCACGGGTTCAACCTGGGCATGAACCAGGGCGCGGTGGCCGGCGCGGGGATCGCCGCGCACCTGCACCAGCACGTCGTGCCGCGGTGGGGCGGGGACGCGAACTTCCTGCCCATCATCGCCCGCACCAAGGCCCTGCCCCAGGTGCTGGGCGAGACCCGCGAGCTGCTGGCCGCGGCGTGGCCGGACGAGGGCCCGGGTGGCGGCACCGCTGTGGACGAGGCCCCGGCGGACGGCGAGGCGAATGCCCCGGCGGAGGCGGCGCCGGCGGACGAGGCCCCGGCGGAGGCGGCGCCGTGGTCCTGA
- the pgsA gene encoding phosphatidylinositol phosphate synthase, translating to MVLSRRGRGFARAVFGPAARALVRLGVSPDAVTVAGTVATTVAALTLLPTGHLTAGALVLGAVVLGDNLDGQMARLTGRTSRWGAFLDSTLDRISDAAIFSGLLLWSVHHLTGTVGAVTTALALACLVLGSVVPYAKARAEGLGMRADVGLAERADRILVVLVATLLVGLGLPVAVLTVALALLAVASAVTIGQRMVTVHRQAHAGADGPDAPLGPGGAGSPAGPGRTDPAGRGLATRGRTDRAGRGRTDRAGRGRTDRAGRVPGGPGRGSGGRGR from the coding sequence GTGGTCCTGAGCCGCCGCGGCCGGGGCTTCGCCCGGGCGGTCTTCGGGCCCGCGGCCCGTGCGCTGGTCCGGCTGGGCGTCAGCCCCGACGCCGTCACCGTCGCCGGCACCGTGGCCACCACGGTGGCGGCGCTGACGCTGCTGCCCACTGGGCACCTCACGGCCGGGGCCCTGGTGCTCGGGGCAGTGGTGCTCGGGGACAACCTGGACGGGCAGATGGCCCGGCTGACCGGACGGACCTCCCGGTGGGGCGCCTTCCTCGACTCCACCCTGGACCGCATCTCCGACGCCGCCATCTTCTCCGGGCTGCTGCTGTGGTCCGTGCACCACCTCACCGGCACCGTCGGGGCGGTGACGACCGCCCTGGCGCTGGCCTGCCTGGTGCTGGGCTCGGTGGTGCCGTACGCCAAGGCCCGCGCCGAGGGGCTGGGGATGCGCGCCGACGTCGGGCTGGCCGAGCGGGCGGACCGGATCTTGGTCGTCCTGGTCGCCACCCTCCTGGTGGGGCTCGGGCTGCCGGTCGCCGTCCTGACCGTGGCCCTGGCCCTGCTCGCCGTCGCCAGCGCCGTCACCATCGGCCAGCGGATGGTCACCGTGCACCGGCAGGCCCACGCCGGCGCTGACGGTCCCGACGCTCCCCTGGGGCCGGGCGGTGCCGGCAGCCCGGCGGGGCCCGGGCGGACCGACCCGGCGGGCCGGGGGCTGGCCACCCGCGGTCGCACCGACCGGGCCGGCCGTGGGCGGACCGACCGGGCCGGCCGTGGGCGGACCGACCGGGCCGGCCGTGTCCCCGGCGGGCCGGGCCGCGGCTCCGGGGGGCGGGGCCGGTGA